The genome window AAAGATATGGAAAAAAAGTTGATgacactttatttttaaatgatgtgTTAAACATTTTGGGTTAATTTAGGATCCATACTTGACTATGTAAAAAAGTTCAAACATTTActtattacttatttttactttatcttCAAATGATCTATAATTGTTTTTTCtctaaattcttttaatttcaattaaatttaaagttaaatcaGATTAAACCATCACACaagagaataaaatattttaatatatttaaattttaattttatataaaattaaaaagttaaaacctGCCATAAGTGGctgtaattttaatatatttaaaatttagtgattctacttttatttttaagaatttaatttgtctactttttagatttagaTTAGTAGcattgtaaatatattttattagatttaGGTTTATTACAACATTACTTTTTAGTTACaagtaaaattttgttttatttcaaaatgtcacaaattttaaattttaaaaaaataaaaatatgaaaattaaattccaaGATTATAAGTAAATatcacatattttaaccttttggTGGGCTTTCTTCTGGTTTGTCCAATCccattatcttttaatttagtgATGGCATTGCCAGTGAGGTCAGTGATATCAGGTTCCATCTTCTTAGGGGATTGCTGCCACGCTCGACTATACTCCTTCGCTGCCCCCTCTGTCCTATACAGGAGAACACAATACAAAGCTTCTACAACAAAAATGGCGTCAGCTAATGCCCAAGGCAGACCCAAGACTATCGATTCACATTTGCACATATGGGCATCCCCTCAAGAGGTAAAATCCTCTCTTCCTTGCACcactgtttctttgcaaaaccAAGTTTAGGGGATGGGATTGGACAAACAGTAACACAAATCACGCCTTTTCCTTTTTGTGTTTGGGTGTACAGGCTGCTGATAAATATCCTTACTTTCCTGGCCAAGAACCTACTTTGCCTGGACACTTGGATTTCTTGCTCCAGGTAAGATGTAGCCTCTGAGAGAGATAGAGAGAGACTATGCTTTTGCTTATTTATTCTCTGATAAActattcttgatttttttttctccccGCAGTGTATGGAAGAAGCAAGTGTAGAAGGTGCACTCATTGTCCAGCCCATCAATCACAAGTTTGATCATTCATTGGTGACCAGGTCTGCTTCGAGTTTGAGGATAAATTACTAACATTTGCCAATTTCTGATCATTTCTGTAACTATCATTTTGTGAATTAAGCTATAAAACCATATGAAAGTATTGGTGTGAAATGGATAAATCATTCAGGGTGTTGACTAGTATTTTGGTTAAGAAGTTACCATTTTggttatatatacataaaactaTAAATTCTCTTAGATAGAGAAGCCGATGATTGagaaattttagcatttaattacACCTTTTTAGCTGAGTTCCTTATAAGAACTGGCCCTCATATCATGGTAGAAATGAATGGATGATCCAATTGCTATCGAAGGTTCATGTACTTTCTGTACTACCTAATTTCTTGAACAAATCAGGAAAGCATTGCATGCTGAATACTAatattttgaatgattgatAGTGTCCTAAAGAAACACCCTACCAAATTTGTTGGTTGCTGCCTTGCAAATCCTGCAGAAAATGGAACTGGAGTTAAGCAGCTTGAAGATCTCATTTTGaaggtttttgatttattttcttttattagatAACTctatttttgttctattttattGGGAGAACCATGCTTACGATCTGATTTTTCATGCTAGGATGGTTATCGAGCTGTTCGCTTTAATCCTTATCTATGGCCTTCTGGCCAACAGGTATCAATCGCAAAATCTTTTTCAGCTATTAGGCCACAAGATGTCTCttctatttgaattattaaaatctaagctgtgttcattaaaaattcaatccataTATGTGGTTTAAATTGGAGTAACTGTTCTGTCCGTAGAATAAAGCCAGGTAAACAACTGATTGAAGAAACAGAGCTTTCGCCGAATTAGCTGAGAAAATTCTTTACATCAAACCCCTTCTTAAAGTATTTACTGAAAATGTTAGGAAAGGTTTGTTAAGATATGTAAATAGAATAATATAGTTGATTATTaggatttgattttatttactttcctgAGAGAGTAGACtcatacttgtatatatatatgtattgtttgatgatgaatgatAAATAGAATTTCattctctctttcttcttttgccTCGTTAATTATTCTTTCAGTATTTCGTTCATAAATGGTAGTGACACTTCAAGGGGAATTATCTTAGGTGGACTGTCCATATGAACTAAATATCTTATCATAAATAGACATGTAAACTTCAGACATGAATCATGTATTCCTATAAAGCGGTGggtttttacttctttttttctttgatgtGAATCATATATTCCTAATATTTACCCTTCTTATGCTGACACTTCAATTATTCTTAATGATACCCAGATGACAAATGAAGTTGGAAAGGCAATGTTTTCTAGGGCAGGAGAGCTTGGAGTACCAGTGGGTTTCATGTGCATGAAGGTATTGCTGTTCCCCTAGGCTCTCAAACAGAAATGAAGAAGCTCttgtagtttttattttatctgaATAGGGGTATACGGTCTTTCTTTCTAAAGGAAGGATTGTTCTACTCTGAAACTGAAAATTATACTAGATAATTTCCATAATCTATTTTGTTCCAGTGGCGAAGTGCTATTCTGAAGTCTGAGTCTATATTTGGTTGATAAGGATTACATCATCTTCATGAAATTGGACTTTTTCAGGGTCTCAATCTTCATATTTCAGAGATTACGGAACTATGCACAGAATTTCCTTCAACAGCAGTTTTGCTTGATCATTTGGCTTTCTGCAAACCACCATTGTAGCCTTTGTGAAATATTTCAATCATTAGCTGGGTAATAccatgtttattatttaatattattttcaatttaacttGCAGAAATGATGAGGAAAAGCTTGCCTTCTCTGAGCTCTTAAAGCTTTCCAGATTCCCTCAGGTATAAAGAGCTATGCATAACATAACCATCAATATTACTCAATTCATAATgatattccttttctttttagcaATTCTGGCATCATGAAGATGCAATGGCTATTGCAAAGATTTTTTAGTCTAAACAATGGTGGAGAGAGCATCAGAtttcctcaatttccaaaaatatgacCTTGCTGCTTTTCAGCTCCTTTACCCttgtttcaaaagtttttttaatcaTCTGCACTTATATGGTGGATGATTGTTCCCTTTGGTATTTGAGATTTCTAGGAATTGAACAATGGTCACTACAACTAAAAGCCCTACATTCTTCAATAGATCACAAGGTTGTTAGCCACCCCAATTTAAAGTATGATTTACTGTGATTTATTCAGATGTAACTTTAAATGTACAGGTATATGTCAAATTCAGTGCATTGTTCAGGGTTTCAAGAATGTCATCCCCGTACCTGGATTTAGTTCCACTTCTAGCTGAAGTTGTCTCAAACTTTGGAGCAAATCGTGTCATGTGGGGAAGGTAACTGTCAATCTatcattgtttttatttcatactTCCAAGTTTCAGCCTAAAGTTTAAGCATTCAAAGGGTTCATCTTTGACACATTCTCACAAGAAGTGGAGTTTTGTAACTCTGCAAGAATGGTTAAAAGAGTGGTGGAGGATGGTTTGTTGATTGGAGTGGGGTATAGATAATGGAGATTTTGAATGTATGATTGCAGCGATTTCCCATATGTTGTTCCCGAAAGTGGTTATAAAGGAGCAAAAGAAGCCGCGTGTCTTATTGCCAGACAGGCATCTTTGTCATCTTCTGAGGTAGAATGGATCATGGGGAAGACAGTAATGCAACTCTTTCAAGGTCAATGGCTTCCTTAGGCAGGTTATGCTCATCTCTAGTAATGAGTCCTTTTATCTTGGCCCAttaccactttttttttttttttttggtactaTTAATCTATTATATGTTTAGGATCTGAACTTAAGTCACTGAAGTGAGAGAACACAGTACAATCCACTATATTAACCTACTTTCAAAAGCGTACATGCTGTTGTAAAATAAGAGCTTAATAGCAAATAAGAGCTATTGTGAATACAATTATCCTACAATAGATTTAAATTCTTTCCTCAAGTGTTATCATCTTTTAggcaaaattgtaataaaatacagTTTTATGATTTCACAAGGCTTATTAGTCATCGCACAACTTCATTTTCAATACAAatgcaaactatatgatttCGAACCTTTGTACTGTATACAAACTATATCATTCACAACCCTTCTAAAAATTCTCTGGTACTGTATACAACACCTTCCCCAGGGCTTGATGCCTTCCAGTCGTCTCTCAGTTTTGCATGTATTCAATATATACCATGTCAGTGCTCCTGACATGTTATTAACATGGTCTACATTCAAATTCCCAAATCCCATGATCACATTGCCACAACAATCAAACATCTAGGATATAGGACAGCAAATCCAAGTGTTATGCCTTTTTACtcaattattttccttaatgGCAGCATGTGCAGGTATtattttctggttgttttcacTTATGTTCAAAGAGGATCTGCTTGTTCAATCCCTTGTGCTTGTCAAATACATGTTACTAAGAGGAATATGGCAATGTAGAAAGCTTTTTCCTCCATCTGGTCCTTCCTCGAACTatctcttcatttttactatcCCCTTTGATTTGGAGGAGATGAGTATATCCGTATGACTTCACATCCAGGGGGCCTAGGTATCCATTTCCTTCCATGATTCCAGGAgtcaaaatcatatttttaagtAGACTTTGTTCCACTCCATTTGTTAAAGTTTCATCTTCATCTGGTTGGCAAAGTGATTGAACTCTATCTGAACTCCCACATTCCCTTCTATATTCTAGTACAATACCAGATAGCTGATGAGACTCCAAAAATTTGTCAGGGATTGTCTGCagaaaaaaagaagtgatgATTTTAAGGTTGATATGGAATTTGAGGGAGTTAATATAGATTGATGGCAGAGCTTTGATTTTCACCTCGAGCATCCATCTTACATACTTGACATTATTCACATGGTGGTTCATATCCAAATCACTCCTCTTTGGCTACAAGGTAAATCGGAGATTAGTTTGTCTGTGCTGTTTCAGCCATTAATTCCATTATCTAGCTGTTATAACATAGTACCTTCAAGTCAGAGTTGACATATCTTGCGTTATCGTCCAACTTGACGATCTTTTCGGGAACATCTTCATTGATTGCTCGTTTGTCTATAAACCAAGGAGAAATCTCATCTCTCACTTCCTCCGGCATCTTTGACAGTCGCCTTGTTTTCTCATTCATCATTACCCAAGTGCtgtttcatgcatgattcattAACTGAGAAATATATGATACAAACTTAAACAGAAGGGATGGTATTCATAATACAATACCTAGTTGCACGTGTGTAAGTGATGCCTGTGGCTTGGCTACGGATTAGCCAGTCTCGTCTCATCCCATTCTTCCCTGATGCTCCAACCCATGTGTCGATTTCCAGTACCTCGCCCCTGCAATCAGCTGCAACTCATGTCATATATGTGTAGACTGTAGACTGTGGAGTGTAGGCCAAGGGCCTAAGACGTAATGACACTTGGATTCTCCGATATGTTGATCAGATCATTAAGATGCTTAGAGATACTATGCAATTGAAAAAACCTTGAAGCGGATGGTTATTTGATTGTTAAAATTGTCTGATGATAAGCTAATAGGCTTTATATTTGAAGAGATCGAGACTGACCATATGGGATAGTGATCCACTTGGACTTGCATTCTTGAGACGACCCATATGAGATTGTTCCTCACCATTCCATGTGTGGCTCCAAATCCATTGCTTAAAAGTCCTGACATCCATACATGATTTAATGCTGTTTCCTACATGGTCATGAGTAGTTCAACATTACAAACTTGTCTGCATATATGTGACAAACTAATTATTCCCAAGAATTACACTGAAAGAGGCTAAGCTTTATAACCTGGAAAAGATTAAGGAGGCTTTCCAGGGTTGCTGTTTTATAAGGGCCAACTTCATAGGAGCGGACCACAACCGTCTGTCTATAGCCAACTCCCCTTTCGATGATGAGACCTTGACGGTAAGGATCAACTAGCTGCTTCTTCGTGGGGATCCTCTGACGAATCTGCTCTTGGCTTAAGTGGCCGATTTCAGTGGAAGTAGCAAGTGAAGAGGAACCTTTTCCAGCTCCAGCAATTTCATTCAACGTCTTTACCTTAGTAGAACTAGTGGCATTGATTTTGATCTTGATTCTGCCATGATATCGATTTCCATTATAAGAAAATGTAGAGGGAAGAAAGACTGGACAGGAGAAAGCAGCTGCCATTGCTTTCTCTAGTCTAGTCTAGTCTAGTCTAGTGTAGGTCTGGAAATTTTGGAACAAAGTAAGTATCATTGGTATTTTTTATAGCGATTTCATGGCGGACCTGTCCAAGGCAGTTAATTCCTTGCAGTGGACAATATCGAGGAAGCTTTGTTATAGTGACTTTCATTACAAACCAACCTTTGTCTCTCTCTGTTGATCACATGGGGCGGTTTAGGtacaacaaaattatataaccaATGCATCCTAGAATGGCTCGATAGGAGAAAATGTTGGAATTGTTTTTTGGAGTGATACACACTATACTTGGCATGCCATTCTATGCTCTTATGCTactaactaaaaaaaaaaaggctgtACCGTTGTTTTCGAGTACGCCAAGTATTGTGGTTCTGGTTTGTGTCGAGGGAGCAAATAATGCCAAGCAACACTCTGATGCCATTATTGCTAAGTAGACAATAAACAACAAATGAGGGGAACTTTCGACTACGAGACCAATGATACTGGTTCTCAGCAATTATCAACAGCACCAAATGTTTGACATTTTCTATGCAACTTGTGAGGGACTTGTTACTTATTGGTATACCTATTTGGCTTTCATTAATAGGTGGGTATTCCAAAACTATTTCTATCAATTCTAGGAATATAATCGGAGAATATTTTGATTATCCATTGATTTGGTTATGTagttttaaaacaacaaatt of Gossypium raimondii isolate GPD5lz chromosome 3, ASM2569854v1, whole genome shotgun sequence contains these proteins:
- the LOC105794782 gene encoding uncharacterized protein LOC105794782, whose amino-acid sequence is MALPVRSVISGSIFLGDCCHARLYSFAAPSVLYRRTQYKASTTKMASANAQGRPKTIDSHLHIWASPQEAADKYPYFPGQEPTLPGHLDFLLQCMEEASVEGALIVQPINHKFDHSLVTSVLKKHPTKFVGCCLANPAENGTGVKQLEDLILKDGYRAVRFNPYLWPSGQQMTNEVGKAMFSRAGELGVPVGFMCMKGLNLHISEITELCTEFPSTAVLLDHLAFCKPPLNDEEKLAFSELLKLSRFPQVYVKFSALFRVSRMSSPYLDLVPLLAEVVSNFGANRVMWGSDFPYVVPESGYKGAKEAACLIARQASLSSSEVEWIMGKTVMQLFQGQWLP
- the LOC105794781 gene encoding palmitoyl-acyl carrier protein thioesterase, chloroplastic, whose amino-acid sequence is MAAAFSCPVFLPSTFSYNGNRYHGRIKIKINATSSTKVKTLNEIAGAGKGSSSLATSTEIGHLSQEQIRQRIPTKKQLVDPYRQGLIIERGVGYRQTVVVRSYEVGPYKTATLESLLNLFQETALNHVWMSGLLSNGFGATHGMVRNNLIWVVSRMQVQVDHYPIWGEVLEIDTWVGASGKNGMRRDWLIRSQATGITYTRATSTWVMMNEKTRRLSKMPEEVRDEISPWFIDKRAINEDVPEKIVKLDDNARYVNSDLKPKRSDLDMNHHVNNVKYVRWMLETIPDKFLESHQLSGIVLEYRRECGSSDRVQSLCQPDEDETLTNGVEQSLLKNMILTPGIMEGNGYLGPLDVKSYGYTHLLQIKGDSKNEEIVRGRTRWRKKLSTLPYSS